In Aquiflexum balticum DSM 16537, a single genomic region encodes these proteins:
- a CDS encoding delta-aminolevulinic acid dehydratase, whose product MSQYKMQGNIYKFNLKESFNKLRSYCEKEGYKGWDPYDGLNSKVFKATPLKHWDLARLIWIQSFKRNPFNLRKLLLVPKEYNSMGIGLFLNGYIQLYKICLTGNIEFGTLEDLKDKIVELAELLIQLKSPNQKHSCWGYNFDWQARRLFLFPAYTPTVVATTFCASALFEAYAVIKEEKFLNEALSACEFVKNDLNRTPHKGGVIISYSPLNGNNTVFNASLLGAKLLSYGYHYSKNIEYKDLARKAVVSAINSQNKNGSWVYGLLPVQNWIDSFHTGFNLEALYYYQKFTSDDAFKENIKKGYDFYLANFFLENGIPKYYHNQIFPIDIHCPGQFLVTVSIFDEFNQCNELTQKVIAWTIENMQDEKGFFYYQIKKSLSSKISYMRWSNAFMFNALAIYLNFSQKSNE is encoded by the coding sequence TTGAGTCAATACAAAATGCAGGGAAATATATACAAGTTTAATTTGAAGGAATCTTTTAACAAGCTTCGCTCATATTGCGAAAAAGAAGGCTATAAAGGTTGGGATCCATATGACGGACTGAACTCCAAAGTATTTAAAGCCACACCGCTTAAGCATTGGGATCTGGCAAGGTTAATTTGGATTCAAAGTTTTAAAAGAAATCCATTTAACTTAAGAAAGTTACTTCTAGTTCCAAAAGAATATAATTCTATGGGAATAGGATTATTTTTAAATGGATATATTCAGCTTTATAAAATTTGCCTAACTGGAAATATTGAATTTGGAACTTTAGAAGATTTAAAAGACAAGATTGTTGAATTAGCGGAATTGCTTATTCAATTGAAATCCCCAAATCAAAAACACTCATGTTGGGGATATAACTTTGACTGGCAAGCCAGAAGGCTTTTTTTGTTTCCAGCCTATACTCCCACCGTTGTTGCTACGACTTTCTGTGCTTCTGCTTTATTTGAGGCATATGCAGTTATTAAAGAGGAGAAATTCCTAAATGAGGCACTTTCAGCATGTGAATTTGTGAAAAACGACTTGAATAGAACTCCACACAAAGGAGGGGTTATCATCAGTTACAGTCCGTTAAATGGAAATAATACTGTCTTTAATGCAAGTTTGTTGGGTGCTAAACTATTATCTTATGGTTATCATTATTCAAAAAATATTGAATATAAAGACCTTGCTAGGAAAGCGGTTGTTTCTGCAATAAATAGCCAAAATAAAAATGGATCTTGGGTATATGGTTTACTTCCTGTTCAAAATTGGATAGATAGTTTTCACACTGGATTTAATTTAGAAGCATTATATTACTATCAAAAATTCACGAGTGACGATGCATTTAAAGAAAACATTAAAAAAGGGTATGATTTTTATTTAGCAAATTTCTTTCTTGAAAATGGCATACCAAAATATTACCATAATCAAATATTTCCTATAGATATCCATTGTCCTGGTCAGTTCTTAGTTACGGTTAGCATCTTTGATGAGTTTAATCAATGTAATGAATTGACGCAAAAAGTGATAGCTTGGACTATTGAAAATATGCAGGACGAAAAAGGTTTTTTTTATTATCAAATAAAAAAAAGCCTCAGCTCAAAAATATCATATATGCGTTGGAGTAATGCATTTATGTTTAATGCATTAGCAATATATTTGAATTTCAGCCAAAAATCCAATGAATAA
- the wecB gene encoding non-hydrolyzing UDP-N-acetylglucosamine 2-epimerase, with product MINLTIVAGARPNFMKIAPILKAIQDKKDKGIAINFRLVHTGQHYDKKMSGDFFEQLNIPEPDINLEAGGGSQAEQTAAIMVAFEKELLANRPDLVIVVGDVTSTLACSIAAKKLVIDVAHVEGGIRSGDMSMPEEVNRIVTDSITDHFFTTSEVANQHLKSVGVAENRIHFVGNTMIDTLLSNQDRFVSPAGEMFDDLKSKNYFVMTMHRPANVDGEQQLKALIDAIMIGTGNFPVVFPVHPRTAKNLEKIGIMNSRLRMVDPLSYLEFNYLVKNALGVITDSGGITEEASVMDVPCITMRNNTERPETVTLGTNELIGTDPANLKSPLEKLLNGEWKSYKGIPLWDGNAAERIVDRIIKIYS from the coding sequence ATGATTAATCTAACCATCGTCGCCGGCGCCCGCCCAAACTTTATGAAAATTGCACCAATTCTTAAGGCCATTCAGGACAAGAAAGATAAAGGAATAGCAATAAACTTTAGATTGGTACATACCGGTCAGCACTATGATAAAAAAATGTCAGGTGATTTTTTTGAACAATTGAATATTCCTGAACCTGATATCAATCTGGAAGCTGGGGGTGGAAGTCAGGCCGAACAAACTGCAGCCATCATGGTGGCTTTTGAAAAAGAACTTTTAGCCAACAGGCCTGATTTGGTTATTGTCGTGGGAGATGTGACTTCCACTTTGGCCTGTTCTATTGCAGCAAAGAAATTGGTCATTGATGTAGCCCATGTTGAAGGGGGGATTCGTTCAGGAGATATGAGTATGCCTGAAGAGGTAAATAGGATTGTTACGGATAGTATTACAGACCATTTTTTTACTACCTCTGAAGTTGCGAACCAACATCTAAAGTCAGTAGGAGTAGCTGAGAATAGAATCCATTTTGTGGGGAATACCATGATAGACACACTGCTTTCCAATCAAGATAGATTTGTAAGTCCGGCAGGAGAGATGTTCGATGACCTTAAGTCAAAAAACTATTTTGTCATGACCATGCACAGACCTGCAAATGTCGATGGAGAGCAGCAACTGAAAGCTTTGATAGATGCCATCATGATTGGAACAGGTAATTTTCCCGTAGTATTTCCGGTTCATCCTAGGACTGCTAAAAATCTGGAGAAGATAGGTATCATGAACTCAAGATTGAGGATGGTGGATCCCTTGTCATACTTGGAATTTAATTATTTAGTGAAAAATGCGCTTGGTGTAATCACAGACTCCGGTGGAATTACTGAGGAGGCTTCCGTGATGGATGTTCCATGTATTACGATGAGAAATAATACAGAACGCCCTGAAACAGTCACCCTTGGTACGAATGAGTTGATCGGAACAGATCCTGCAAATCTAAAATCACCTTTAGAAAAATTACTTAATGGGGAATGGAAATCTTATAAGGGAATACCCCTTTGGGATGGAAATGCGGCAGAAAGAATCGTGGATAGAATTATTAAAATTTACAGTTGA
- a CDS encoding capsule assembly Wzi family protein codes for MIFQFQKGIFLYKSVLVLVFFTFLILNFCLAQTYPAGELQLEEYLRRMQLENKNTVNNSFFFRPLQIQDSVKLNAKKFKIDPTYIFQKNVYNTNRPYGWGDGLMIPQVGLQQYFSLGFEIKNSFLKIQFQPEFVWSQNKKFLGFPDNSPENIIKDRFFFWNFSDTPERFGQGPYKKAWWGQSSLLVYFGAFEIGISTRNIWWGPGQWNSLTFSRNAPGFPHFTLNTLKPAKTLIGEFEGQLIVGRLENSGLAPSQNQELNQAFFNPFNGDWRYLNGITLSYQPKWIPGLYFGFARTYQQYNRQKGDNFKDYFPIFEPFQKIKYGFDRDGLGRDQQATVSARYLNKPSKFEFYFEFGRRDHAFNWREAFLNPEHARAYMLGFNKLFDMNNTSKKLFFRGEITHQQESINRYIRYRDLTGGVSWHTHGSGARGFVNFGQPLGVGIGTGSNIQSFEFSIVKNYNKIGILLERLENHQDFYYRAFGQQDVQKPWVDLSMALLFDYEWNSFLINSKFQLINALNYQWKYSSNIEGFPSGYNLLSTHFQLNLIYRFND; via the coding sequence ATGATTTTCCAATTTCAAAAAGGGATCTTTTTGTATAAATCAGTTCTCGTTTTGGTTTTTTTTACTTTTTTAATTTTAAATTTTTGCTTGGCGCAAACATATCCAGCAGGCGAACTTCAATTGGAGGAGTATTTGAGAAGAATGCAATTAGAAAATAAGAATACTGTGAATAATTCATTTTTTTTTAGGCCACTTCAAATTCAAGATTCCGTAAAATTAAATGCCAAGAAGTTCAAAATTGATCCAACTTATATTTTTCAAAAAAATGTCTATAATACAAATAGACCTTATGGTTGGGGGGATGGGTTAATGATACCTCAAGTTGGACTTCAACAATATTTTTCATTAGGTTTCGAAATAAAAAATAGTTTCTTGAAAATTCAATTTCAGCCCGAGTTTGTATGGTCCCAAAACAAAAAATTCTTGGGATTTCCGGATAATTCACCTGAAAATATAATTAAAGACAGGTTCTTTTTTTGGAATTTTTCTGATACTCCTGAAAGATTTGGCCAAGGACCATATAAAAAAGCATGGTGGGGACAGTCAAGTTTGTTGGTTTACTTTGGGGCGTTTGAAATTGGAATTTCAACAAGAAATATTTGGTGGGGTCCTGGACAATGGAATTCTTTAACCTTCTCACGGAATGCTCCCGGATTTCCTCATTTTACACTAAATACATTAAAACCTGCCAAAACTTTAATTGGTGAATTTGAGGGTCAACTTATTGTTGGACGGTTGGAAAATTCCGGGCTCGCCCCTTCTCAAAATCAGGAATTGAACCAAGCTTTTTTTAATCCATTTAACGGAGATTGGAGATATCTAAATGGTATTACGTTATCTTACCAACCAAAATGGATTCCAGGATTATATTTTGGATTTGCCAGAACATATCAACAATATAATAGGCAAAAAGGTGATAATTTTAAGGATTATTTCCCAATTTTTGAACCATTTCAAAAAATCAAATATGGTTTTGATCGAGATGGTTTAGGAAGAGATCAGCAGGCTACTGTTTCGGCAAGATATCTTAATAAGCCATCTAAATTTGAATTTTATTTTGAGTTTGGAAGAAGAGACCATGCTTTCAATTGGAGAGAAGCATTTTTAAATCCTGAACATGCTAGAGCTTATATGTTAGGTTTTAATAAATTATTTGACATGAATAATACTTCAAAAAAATTATTTTTTAGAGGAGAAATAACCCATCAGCAGGAGTCGATAAATAGATATATTCGATATAGAGATTTAACAGGAGGAGTTTCTTGGCACACACATGGTTCCGGTGCAAGAGGATTTGTAAACTTTGGACAACCCCTGGGTGTAGGAATTGGAACTGGATCAAATATTCAATCTTTTGAATTTTCTATTGTAAAAAACTACAACAAAATAGGTATTTTGTTAGAAAGACTCGAAAATCATCAGGATTTCTATTACCGAGCTTTCGGCCAACAAGATGTGCAAAAGCCTTGGGTGGACTTAAGCATGGCACTTCTGTTTGATTATGAATGGAATAGTTTCTTAATAAATTCTAAATTTCAACTTATCAACGCCCTTAATTATCAATGGAAATATAGCTCAAATATTGAAGGATTTCCAAGTGGATATAATTTGTTGTCTACCCATTTTCAGTTAAACCTTATTTATAGATTTAATGATTAA
- a CDS encoding WecB/TagA/CpsF family glycosyltransferase encodes MNKETINGIEIYAPRNRNELIQFALEEKKILIAVNAEKILHSTEQTRSIINRNLGYPDGIGAVWALKSKGFKDVVKIPGCELWLDIINEKHHSQSFYLIGGTEDTIHKTVALLKLNFPNINILNFRNGYIKSVEEKEFLFQDIKEKKPDIIFVAMGSPRQELLMEEIYQIHPALYQGLGGSFDVYTGAIKRAPEWWIKNNIEWAFRLINQPKRIFRQIHLIKFYWKLKLKRL; translated from the coding sequence ATGAATAAAGAAACTATTAATGGTATTGAAATTTATGCTCCTAGGAATAGAAATGAATTAATTCAATTTGCCTTAGAAGAAAAAAAGATATTGATTGCTGTAAATGCAGAAAAAATATTGCATTCAACTGAACAGACAAGATCCATAATAAATAGAAATTTGGGATATCCAGACGGAATTGGAGCTGTTTGGGCTTTGAAATCCAAAGGGTTTAAAGATGTAGTCAAAATTCCTGGCTGCGAACTTTGGTTAGATATTATAAATGAAAAACATCATTCCCAATCCTTTTATTTAATAGGTGGAACTGAGGATACAATTCATAAAACTGTTGCTTTATTAAAATTAAATTTTCCAAATATAAATATTTTAAATTTCAGGAATGGCTACATCAAATCAGTTGAGGAGAAGGAGTTCTTATTTCAAGACATAAAAGAGAAAAAGCCGGATATTATTTTTGTTGCAATGGGATCTCCACGTCAGGAGTTATTGATGGAAGAAATATACCAAATTCATCCGGCCCTATACCAAGGACTTGGAGGTAGCTTTGATGTTTATACAGGAGCGATTAAAAGAGCTCCTGAATGGTGGATAAAAAACAATATTGAATGGGCTTTTAGGTTAATAAACCAACCAAAACGTATTTTTCGCCAAATACACCTTATAAAGTTTTATTGGAAACTTAAATTAAAAAGGTTATGA
- a CDS encoding DegT/DnrJ/EryC1/StrS family aminotransferase, translated as MNELKPIPLSTPVFEELEKKHLLEALHQKQIATSGEFIEKFESVIKNRFSGFETAVLNSGTSAIHLALKLLGVGNGDEVMCQSLTFCATANPVIYLGATPIFVDSEAETWNICPEILERGIWDRISKGKKPKAIISVDLFGMPAKYNEILAISEKYEIPVIEDSAEAMGSTYHGRLCGTWGAFGIFSFNGNKIISTGGGGALLSSNTALIDKARYLAVQARENYKYYVHKEVGYNYRMNNISAAIGLAQISKLDQKISLRRKVYENYYHLLKELPGISFIDEPKGCFSNRWLSAILIDEKIFGSSNEDVRIALLNEKIESRYLWKPLHTQPSFEGCPFYEGGYSEKLFSQGLCLPSSEDLTEDDQSRIVEIIKNL; from the coding sequence ATGAATGAGTTAAAACCTATTCCTCTTTCGACGCCCGTTTTTGAAGAGCTTGAAAAAAAACACCTACTTGAAGCATTGCATCAAAAACAAATTGCAACAAGTGGAGAGTTTATAGAAAAATTTGAATCTGTCATCAAAAATAGATTTTCAGGTTTTGAAACCGCTGTTTTAAATTCAGGTACTTCAGCCATTCATTTGGCACTAAAGCTATTGGGAGTAGGAAATGGAGATGAGGTGATGTGTCAGTCCCTTACTTTTTGTGCAACAGCCAATCCTGTAATTTATCTGGGAGCGACGCCGATTTTTGTGGATAGTGAGGCAGAAACCTGGAATATCTGTCCCGAAATTTTGGAAAGAGGAATCTGGGATAGAATTTCCAAAGGTAAAAAACCGAAAGCCATTATATCAGTTGATCTTTTCGGGATGCCTGCTAAGTATAATGAAATTCTGGCTATTTCCGAGAAGTATGAAATACCCGTAATTGAAGATTCTGCTGAAGCTATGGGATCAACTTATCATGGCCGGCTGTGTGGAACATGGGGTGCTTTTGGGATTTTTTCCTTCAATGGGAATAAGATAATCTCAACTGGGGGAGGAGGTGCCTTGCTAAGTTCTAACACTGCTTTGATTGATAAAGCCAGGTATTTAGCTGTCCAGGCCAGGGAAAATTACAAATATTATGTTCATAAAGAAGTGGGTTATAATTATCGCATGAATAATATTTCTGCTGCAATTGGATTAGCCCAAATAAGTAAATTGGACCAAAAGATATCCTTAAGGCGAAAAGTTTATGAAAATTATTACCATCTTTTGAAAGAGCTTCCTGGAATATCATTCATAGATGAACCTAAAGGTTGTTTTTCAAACAGATGGCTTTCAGCTATTCTTATTGATGAAAAGATTTTTGGATCCTCGAATGAAGATGTAAGGATCGCTTTACTAAATGAAAAAATCGAATCAAGGTATTTATGGAAACCACTGCATACCCAACCGTCTTTTGAAGGATGTCCTTTTTACGAGGGAGGATATTCCGAAAAATTATTTTCTCAGGGATTATGTCTTCCAAGCAGTGAGGATCTTACCGAAGATGACCAATCAAGGATTGTAGAAATAATCAAAAACCTTTAA
- a CDS encoding acyltransferase — protein MKIIFYYLSELIRFLYQNYLRMRGVTIGSNTMISFGAKIDTHRGKIVIGNNCLITSGVKILSHDGASRMIDINDFGYGEVIIGNNVFVGVNSVILRNVIIGDNSVIAAGSIVSRNVPPNTVVGGNPAKILKELNGPFPILNDRKKY, from the coding sequence ATGAAAATAATATTTTACTATTTGAGCGAATTGATAAGATTTTTATATCAAAATTACCTTAGGATGCGAGGTGTTACAATCGGGAGTAACACAATGATTAGTTTTGGAGCTAAAATTGACACCCATAGAGGAAAAATTGTTATTGGAAATAATTGTTTAATTACTAGTGGCGTAAAAATCCTTTCTCATGATGGTGCTAGTAGGATGATTGATATTAATGATTTTGGGTATGGGGAGGTAATTATTGGAAATAATGTTTTTGTTGGAGTCAATTCAGTTATTCTGAGGAATGTTATAATAGGAGATAATTCTGTAATTGCCGCAGGGTCTATAGTTTCTAGGAATGTTCCTCCAAATACTGTTGTTGGTGGTAATCCTGCAAAAATTTTAAAAGAATTGAACGGTCCTTTTCCCATTTTAAATGATAGAAAAAAATATTAA
- the rfbA gene encoding glucose-1-phosphate thymidylyltransferase RfbA — MKGIILAGGSGTRLYPITKGTSKQLLAIYDKPMIYYPLSVLMLAGIREILIISTPHDLPNFQKLFRDGTDLGLQISYEEQPSPDGLAQAFIIGEKFIGSDSVCLVLGDNIFYGHGFTKLLKKSVETVEHEGNAGVFGYYVQDPQRYGVVEFDDTGRVKSIEEKPNEPKSNYAVVGLYFYPNSVVEIAKNIKPSKRGELEITTVNQKYLNLGKLKVELMGRGYAWLDTGTHESMLEASNFIHTIEKRQGLKVACLEEIAYDMGYISSAKLLELANQLRKNEYGEYLLKKLK; from the coding sequence ATGAAAGGAATCATCCTTGCCGGCGGCTCCGGAACTAGACTTTATCCCATCACAAAAGGTACCTCAAAGCAGCTTTTGGCGATTTATGATAAACCCATGATTTATTATCCACTATCGGTATTGATGTTGGCAGGGATTCGGGAAATTTTGATTATCAGCACTCCACATGACCTTCCAAATTTCCAAAAACTTTTTAGAGATGGTACTGATTTAGGTCTTCAAATTTCATATGAAGAACAACCAAGCCCGGATGGACTTGCCCAAGCTTTTATTATTGGAGAAAAATTTATTGGAAGTGATTCGGTCTGTCTTGTCCTGGGGGATAATATTTTCTATGGCCACGGATTCACTAAACTTTTGAAAAAATCAGTAGAAACAGTTGAACATGAAGGCAATGCAGGTGTTTTTGGATATTATGTTCAGGATCCGCAAAGATATGGTGTAGTGGAATTTGATGATACAGGAAGAGTCAAAAGTATTGAGGAAAAGCCCAACGAACCCAAAAGTAATTATGCTGTTGTTGGTCTATATTTTTACCCCAATTCAGTTGTGGAGATTGCAAAAAACATAAAACCAAGTAAAAGGGGGGAACTAGAAATTACAACAGTAAATCAAAAATACCTTAATCTTGGAAAATTGAAGGTAGAATTGATGGGAAGGGGATATGCATGGTTGGATACGGGAACACATGAATCTATGCTGGAAGCCTCCAATTTTATACATACCATTGAAAAGCGACAAGGTTTGAAAGTGGCATGTTTGGAGGAGATTGCTTATGATATGGGATATATCAGCTCTGCCAAGCTGTTGGAATTGGCCAATCAATTGAGAAAGAATGAATACGGGGAATATTTACTTAAAAAACTTAAATAA
- a CDS encoding MraY family glycosyltransferase has protein sequence MIIFLAVSTAFLIGFLITPIIILILKKMELMDRPGGRKIHSGFIPSMGGISFVAATFVAVLSWLDGQFITEIRFLLAAFGLMFFVGLRDDMVNMSAFQKLAGQFIAAYLVVVMADIRLTGLYGFMGIYDLPIWISYFISFFTILVLTNSFNLIDGIDGLAGSISLVTFLFLGWWFYDVGLTSYATFSLILVGAVLSFLVYNWHPAKIFMGDTGSLSLGFALAVLTVLFIDKNGTMASFEGWKFNAPIASGVALLIIPIYDTSRIFIKRTLNGKSPMEPDKSHVHHFLLRMGLRHDQVTLTLTFVKCCFIGLIFLASNLNDYVLLPLVILTAVILGAKLDSITLKRVKKRNKNSPPILSKRAKKKSIHKAEIQEGVIDKAKLSDN, from the coding sequence ATGATTATTTTTCTTGCAGTCAGCACCGCTTTCCTCATAGGTTTTCTTATAACACCTATTATCATTCTAATTCTCAAAAAAATGGAATTGATGGATAGACCGGGAGGTAGGAAAATCCATAGTGGATTCATTCCTTCTATGGGTGGGATATCCTTTGTAGCTGCAACATTTGTCGCGGTTCTTTCCTGGCTTGATGGTCAGTTTATAACCGAAATAAGATTTCTTTTAGCCGCATTTGGTTTGATGTTCTTTGTAGGGCTTAGAGATGATATGGTCAATATGAGTGCATTTCAAAAACTCGCAGGCCAATTTATTGCAGCCTACTTGGTGGTAGTGATGGCTGATATTAGGTTGACTGGTCTTTATGGATTTATGGGGATTTATGATCTGCCGATTTGGATAAGTTACTTCATATCTTTTTTCACTATTTTAGTTTTAACCAATTCCTTTAATCTCATTGATGGCATAGATGGTTTGGCAGGTTCAATCAGTCTGGTCACATTCTTATTTCTTGGGTGGTGGTTTTATGATGTTGGGCTGACCAGTTATGCGACATTTTCGCTGATTTTGGTTGGTGCAGTTTTGTCATTTCTGGTCTATAATTGGCATCCTGCAAAAATATTTATGGGGGACACAGGGTCCTTGAGTTTAGGCTTTGCACTAGCTGTTCTTACTGTTCTTTTTATCGATAAGAACGGAACTATGGCATCTTTTGAGGGTTGGAAATTTAATGCCCCCATAGCCTCAGGGGTAGCCTTGTTGATTATTCCGATTTATGATACATCAAGAATTTTCATAAAGAGAACTTTGAATGGGAAGTCACCCATGGAACCTGATAAAAGCCATGTACATCACTTTCTTTTGAGAATGGGATTAAGGCATGATCAAGTTACACTGACACTGACCTTTGTAAAATGCTGCTTTATTGGTCTGATTTTTCTTGCTTCCAATTTGAACGATTATGTATTACTCCCATTAGTCATTTTGACAGCTGTTATATTGGGAGCGAAATTGGATAGTATTACTCTGAAAAGAGTGAAAAAAAGAAACAAAAATTCTCCGCCGATACTTTCCAAAAGGGCTAAAAAGAAATCTATCCATAAGGCTGAAATTCAGGAAGGAGTAATCGATAAAGCTAAATTGAGCGATAATTGA
- a CDS encoding bi-domain-containing oxidoreductase, which translates to MLQVTQKLGSGEMVIQEIPYPQISKGMVIVKNHFSVISAGTEGSTVSAARKSLIGKAAERPQQVKLVLDTLKKQGPIQTYRAVMKKLDSYSPMGYSCAGEVVEVGSDVQEFKIGDLVACAGVGFANHAEIVSIPVNLCVKLADDANLAESAYNTLGAIAMQGVRQADLRLGESCVIIGLGLLGQLASLLLKASGVKVIGVDVSDSAVKFALENNVVDFGYPRNESGLEDQIQSLTNGYGADAVIISAGTQSLDPINFAGAVARKKGRVIVLGAVPTGFDRDPFWYRKELELKMACSYGPGRYDLNYEEKGLDYPLAYVRWTQKRNMQAFQNLLERKIISVGFLTTHEFPFIEAPKAFDLVVNKNEPYIGILLKYDFEKKHSREKVITNEKKIEGQVNISFVGAGSYAQGNLLPNLNGIKDISKIGVLTNSGTTSKRVAEKYKFNFSASHEDQIFEKSTNTVFIATRHDSHAYYVLKSLKSNKNVFVEKPICLLESELEAIKSAYEISGTSLMVGFNRRFSPLSKMIKDGIPHGPMSMIYRINSGIIPFDSWIQDIEIGGGRIIGEVCHFVDFMTYICGSLPEMVSAMTLPDSFNLNDTVNISIKFKNGSIGIIAYYSNGSKELPKEYFEVFSSGSSAVLNDFKSLKVYSKGKVKKASFLNQNKGQKEMVSEFVEGIKKSGKSPISFEEIYSVTKSTFKAIESIQNAGKYIQV; encoded by the coding sequence ATGTTACAAGTTACACAAAAATTAGGTTCAGGTGAAATGGTAATTCAAGAAATTCCATATCCCCAGATTTCAAAGGGAATGGTAATTGTCAAAAACCATTTTTCTGTAATTAGTGCAGGAACGGAAGGTTCAACTGTATCAGCGGCAAGGAAAAGCCTAATCGGAAAAGCTGCAGAAAGGCCTCAACAAGTGAAATTAGTTCTTGATACTTTGAAGAAACAAGGTCCAATTCAAACTTATAGGGCTGTTATGAAAAAACTGGATTCATACTCGCCTATGGGTTATAGTTGTGCGGGTGAAGTTGTTGAGGTTGGGTCTGATGTACAAGAATTTAAAATCGGAGATTTAGTGGCTTGTGCAGGAGTTGGATTTGCCAATCATGCTGAAATTGTCTCAATTCCGGTGAACCTATGCGTAAAATTAGCAGATGATGCAAATTTGGCCGAATCCGCATACAATACACTAGGCGCAATAGCAATGCAAGGAGTTAGGCAAGCTGATTTAAGACTTGGAGAATCCTGCGTGATAATCGGTTTAGGATTGTTAGGGCAGCTCGCAAGTCTTTTATTGAAAGCTTCAGGCGTAAAGGTAATTGGAGTTGACGTTTCTGATTCTGCGGTTAAGTTTGCTTTAGAAAATAATGTCGTCGATTTTGGCTATCCAAGAAATGAAAGTGGTTTAGAGGATCAAATTCAAAGCTTAACAAATGGATATGGTGCCGATGCAGTAATTATTTCAGCAGGAACCCAAAGTCTTGATCCTATAAATTTTGCTGGTGCTGTGGCAAGGAAGAAGGGTAGGGTAATTGTTTTAGGTGCAGTTCCAACCGGCTTTGACAGAGATCCTTTTTGGTACAGAAAGGAATTGGAATTGAAAATGGCATGTTCTTATGGTCCAGGAAGATATGATTTAAATTATGAAGAAAAGGGCTTAGATTATCCTCTGGCATATGTTCGCTGGACTCAAAAGAGAAATATGCAAGCTTTCCAAAATTTATTGGAAAGGAAAATTATTTCTGTTGGATTCTTAACAACGCATGAATTTCCTTTTATTGAAGCTCCAAAAGCATTTGATTTAGTTGTCAATAAAAATGAACCCTATATAGGCATCTTGTTAAAATATGATTTTGAAAAAAAGCACAGCAGAGAAAAGGTAATTACCAATGAAAAAAAGATAGAGGGTCAGGTGAATATTTCATTTGTGGGAGCGGGATCTTATGCTCAAGGTAACCTTCTTCCAAACTTAAATGGAATAAAAGATATTTCAAAAATTGGTGTTTTAACAAATTCGGGAACAACTTCCAAAAGGGTAGCTGAAAAATATAAATTTAATTTTAGTGCATCCCATGAAGATCAGATCTTCGAAAAATCAACGAACACGGTTTTTATTGCTACGCGGCACGATTCCCATGCATACTATGTACTAAAATCATTAAAATCAAATAAAAATGTTTTTGTAGAAAAACCAATTTGCCTTCTTGAATCAGAATTGGAAGCCATAAAATCCGCATATGAAATTTCAGGAACCTCCTTGATGGTTGGATTCAATAGAAGATTTTCGCCTTTGAGCAAAATGATTAAAGATGGAATTCCTCATGGACCTATGTCTATGATATATAGAATTAACTCCGGGATTATTCCATTTGATTCGTGGATACAGGATATTGAGATTGGAGGAGGCAGGATAATTGGAGAAGTGTGTCATTTTGTTGATTTTATGACATATATATGTGGAAGTTTGCCTGAAATGGTGTCAGCAATGACATTGCCTGATAGTTTTAATTTGAATGACACAGTAAATATTTCGATTAAGTTTAAAAATGGTTCAATAGGTATAATTGCCTATTATTCAAATGGTTCAAAAGAATTACCAAAAGAATATTTTGAGGTTTTTTCATCAGGATCATCCGCTGTTTTAAATGATTTTAAAAGCCTCAAAGTTTATTCAAAAGGGAAAGTAAAAAAAGCTTCGTTTTTAAATCAGAATAAAGGGCAAAAAGAAATGGTTAGCGAATTTGTTGAAGGAATAAAAAAAAGTGGCAAATCTCCGATAAGTTTTGAAGAAATCTATTCAGTTACTAAATCAACTTTTAAAGCGATTGAGTCAATACAAAATGCAGGGAAATATATACAAGTTTAA